A single window of Neospora caninum Liverpool complete genome, chromosome XII DNA harbors:
- a CDS encoding putative thioredoxin, with protein sequence MLGSPADGAALVTVALKKQQVCRENRRQTRRFATCLAAGVCVVSLIALSVFAAAAPATPPPAVKELTDASFEHDTQASTGATTGHWFVKFYAPWCGHCKAMANAWEDLAKELSGKINVAKLDATSNSITAKRFKIQGFPTLYYLANGKMYEYRGERSVEKLKAFAEGGWKSVEGETIPSPLTTLDVLKDELISAFLQLQGIVYHAPLPFFLLFFIGMFSGILLTCLCNLCCSKKEQKRSAVASRSIKKKD encoded by the exons ATGTTGGGCTCTCCGGCAGACGGCGCCGCTTTGGTGACGGTCGCCCTGAAGAAGCAGCAagtctgcagagaaaacagacgtCAAACGAGGCGTTTTGCGACTTGTCTCGCGGCTGGTGTGTGCGTTGTTTCCCTCATTGCACTTTCCGTCTTTGCGGCAGCCGCCCCGGCCACACCCCCACCGGCGGTAAAGGAACTGACGGACGCAAGCTTCGAGCATGACACGCAAGCATCTACGGGAGCCACCACAG GCCACTGGTTTGTCAAGTTCTATGCCCCGTGGTGCGGCCACTGCAAGGCGATGGCGAACGCGTGGGAGGACTTGGCCAAAGAGCTGAGCGGAAAAATTAACGTGGCGAAACTCGATGCAACAAGCAACAGCATCACTGCCAAACGCTTCAAGATTCAGGGATTCCCCACCCTCTATTACCTCGCCAAT ggAAAGATGTACGAGTACCGCGGTGAACGCAGCGTGGAGAAGCTGAAGGCTTTCGCCGAGGGCGGCTGGAAATCTGTTGAAGGCGAG ACGATCCCCTCTCCCCTTACAACTCTCGACGTTCTGAAGGATGAACTGATTTCGGCTTTCCTGCAACTGCAAGGGATCGTCTACCACGCGCCTTTGCCAttcttccttctgttctTCATCGGCATGTTCTCCGGTATCCTCTTGACATGCCTCTGCAACCTGTGCTGCTCCaagaaggaacagaaacGCAGTGCTGTCGCTTCGAGAAGCATAAAGAAGAAGGACTAA